From the Acidovorax sp. NCPPB 3576 genome, the window TGCCCAGCGGCATGTAGGCCACGGCCATCTTCTGCAGATCGGGAATGTTCTTTTCCAGGTATTTGAGCGCGTCCTTGATCTGCAGCGCGAACAGGCGGCGCAGGCCCGCACGGTGCTTGGCGGCAGCCAGCTCGGGCTCATCGAAGACCTCGATGGTGACGGCATCGCCACCGTCGATGAGCGCGGGAAAGCCGATCAGCGTCTGACCACTTTTGCGGATCTCCATGAGCTCGGGCAGCTCGCCAAAGGTCCAGGCGGTGTGGCGCTGGCCCGCTGGTGCCTGCCCGGCCGAAGCGGCCGAGGGCGCGGATGCGGCCGATGCCGGCCCCGTTGCAGAACCATGGCGTCCCGATGGCGATGGAAATGCTTCATTTTTGATAGCACCCTGCCCTAGTACTATATGCGCTGGAGCCTGTTTTTCTTCTAATCCTTTGCCATCGCCACCCAGCTTGAGTCCTGCCAGGGCCTGGAAGGCGCCACGTGCCTTGGCTCCCCATTCGGCCTTGAGGGCGCCCAGGTTGCGCCCATGGCCGAGCTGGCGCCCGTGTTCGTCCACCACGCGGAAGTTCATGAACAGGTGCGGGCTCAGCATGTCGAGCTTGAAATCGGCCCGCTTGACGTCGAGCGAGGTCTCATCGCGCACCTGCTTGAGCAGCACCTCGACCAGGCTGCCGTGGCCGAAGCGTTCGGGCGTGCCGAGCAGCCCGGCCAGCCGCGCCGCGCTGTCAGGCAGCGGCACGAACCGGCTGCGGGGGCGCTGCGGCAGGCTCTTGAGCAGGGCCTGGATCTTGGGCTGCAGCATGCCGGGCACCAGCCACTCGCAGCGCTCGTCGCTCACCTGGTTGAGCACGAACAGCGGCACGGTGACGGTGATGCCATCGCGTGCGTCACCGGGTTCGTGCAGGTAGCTCGCCGCGCAATCCACGCCGCCCAGCCGCACCGTGCGCGGAAAGGCACTGCCCGTGATGCCCGCCGCCTCGTGGCGCATGAGTTCTTCGCGCGTCAGCTTGAGCAGGTCGGGATTCGACGCGCTTGCCTCGCGATACCATGCCTCGAAGCTGTGTCCGCTGCACACGTCGGCCGGCAACTGCTGGTCGTAGAAGGCGTAGATCAGCTCGTCGTCCACCAGCACGTCCTGGCGGCGCGACTTGTGTTCGAGCTCTTCGACCTTGGCGATGAGCTTGTGGTTGGCGGCCAGGAAGGGCAGCCGGGTTTCCCACTGCCCGCCGATCAGCGCCTCGCGGATGAAGATGTCCCGCGCCGCGTACGGGTCCACCTTGCCGAAGTTCACCCGCCGGTTGTTGTAGATGACGATGCCGTAGAGCGTGGCGCGCTCGAGCGCGTTGACCTCGGCCGCCTTCTTTTCCCAATGCGGGTCGAGCAGCTGCTTCTTGAGCAGGTGCCCGCCCAGTTGCTCGATCCACTGCGGCTCGATGGCCGCGATGCCCCGGCCGAACAGCCGCGTGGTCTCCACCAACTCGGCCGCGACGATCCAGCGGCCGGGCTTCTTGGCCAAGTGCGCGCCCGGGTGCTTGTAGAACTTGATGCCGCGTGCGCCCAGATACCAGTCTTCCTCGTCGCTCTTGACGCCGATGTTGCCCAGCAGCCCGGCCAGCATGGACAGGTGGATCTGCTCGTAGCTGGCAGGGCGGTCGTTGATGCGCCAGCGGTGTTCGGTCACCACGGTCAGCAGTTGCGTGTGGATGTCGCGCCACTCGCGCAGACGGCGCACGCTGATGAAGTTCTGGCGCAGCAGCGATTCGTACTGGCGGTTGCTGAGCTTGTGGCTGGGCGCGGCCGCTGCGGCCTCGGTGGCCGCAGGCGGCGCCACGGCCGCCGCGGCCATGCGCTGCGCCACGGGCAGCACGGCCTGCGAGGGCGCGCCCTTGCGTGCCACCTGCTTTTGCATGCGCGCCGACGGCAGGGTGGGCGCGCCACCGCGCGCTTCGTTGATCCATTTCCACAGCTTGAGGTAGCCGCTGAACTCGCTCTTTTCGTCGTCGAACTTGGCGTGCGCCTGGTCGGCCTGCTGCTGCGCGTCCATGGGGCGATCGCGCACGTCCTGCACGCTCAGGGCGCTGGCGATGATGAGCACCTCGTCCAGCGCCTGGCGCTCGCGCGCCTCCAGGATCATGCGGCCCACCCGCGGGTCGAGCGGCAGGCGCGACAGCTCCTGGCCCATCGGCGTGAGTTCGTTGGATTCGTCCACCGCGCCCAGCTCGCCCAGCAACTGGTAGCCGTCGGCGATCGCGCGGCCCGAAGGCGCCTCGATGAACGGGAACTGCGCCACGTCGCCCAGGTGCAGCGACTTCATGCGCAGGATGACGCCGGCCAGAGAGGACCGCAGGATCTCCGGATCGGTGAACCGGGGCCGGCCGTTGAAGTCGGCCTCGTCGTAGAGCCGGATGCAGATGCCGTTGGCCACGCGCCCGCAGCGGCCCGCGCGCTGGTTGGCGGCGGCCTGGCTGACGGGCTCGACCATCAGCTGCTCCACCTTGCTGCGGAAACTGTAGCGCTTGACGCGCGCGGTGCCTGCGTCGATCACATACCGGACACCGGGCACGGTGAGCGAGGTCTCGGCCACGTTGGTGGCCAGCACGATGCGCCGGCCCGTGTGGCCGTCGAAGATGCGGTCCTGCTCGGCCTGAGACAGCCGCGCGAACAGGGGCAGCACCTCGGCATTGCGCATCACCGGCTGGTGCGCCAGGTGCTTGCGCAGGTGGTCGGCCGCCTCGCGGATCTCGCGCTCGCCGGGCAGGAAGACGAGGATGTCGCCGCCTGCGTTGCCGGCCCACAGCTCGTCCACGCCGTCGGCGATGGCTTCGTTCAAGCCGTAGTCGCGCGACTCTTCGAACGGGCGCCAGCGCTGCTCGACCGGAAAGGTCCGGCCCGACACGTAGATGATGGGCGCGGGAATCAGCTCCGCGCCCTGCGGCCCGGCTGCGTGCGCCGCATCGCCCTGCGGCCCCTCGCCGGGCCTGGAGCGGCCGGTCAGGCGCCGCGGCAACGCGAAGTGCTTGGCAAAGCGGTCGGCATCGATGGTGGCCGAGGTGACGACCACCTTCAGGTCGGGCCGGCGCGGCAGGATCTGCCGCAGGTAGCCCAGCAGGAAGTCGATGTTCAGGCTGCGCTCGTGCGCCTCGTCGATGATGATCGTGTCGTAGGCCTTGAGCAGCGGGTCGGTCTGGGTCTCGGCCAGCAAGATGCCGTCCGTCATGAGCTTGACCGAGGCGTCGCGCGACAGCCGGTCCTGGAACCGCACCTTGTAGCCCACCACATCGCCCAGCGGCGTCTGCAGCTCTTCGGCGATGCGCTTGGCCACGCTGCTGGCGGCGATGCGGCGCGGCTGCGTGTGGCCGATGAGTTGGCCTTTCTGTCCCGGCGCGGCGTTGCATTTGCCGCGCCCCAGGGCCAGCGCGATCTTGGGCAGTTGCGTGGTCTTGCCCGAGCCGGTCTCGCCGCACACGATGATGACCTGATGCTCCCGCATCGCCGCCATGATTTCCTCGCGCCGCGCGGAGACAGGCAGCAGTGGCGGGAAGGTGATGCGCAGCGGCGCGCCGGGTGCGGCGGCAGTGGACGAAGAAGGAGAAGAAGAGGAAGGCGCGGATTCGGTCATGAAGGGCTGCATTATCCGAGCCCGCCGTTGGCCGTGCACAACAAGGGCCGCGCCGCACCTTGCCACGCGCGCCAAGCCGATTTGATAATCGCGCCCTCGCTTCACCAGCGCCGCAACGAGCACCCTTGCGGCGCCCCTTTCAGGAGCTGTTTTCCATGACCCATTCGTTCAACACCTCCCACTGAACACGGTTCCTCGCCCCGGCTGAACCGTGTCGCTCACACACCGTTCAGCCAAGGTGGCTGCGCACCCCCGACCATGCGAATGGGGGGCGCCGCAGGAAAGCCCTGGCTTGCTCAGCCGGGGCTTTTTGCTTTTCAGGAATCGCACATGAGTGCTCAGAAACGTTCCCGCGCCTTCCAGCAAGGCCGGGTCAAGGCCTTGCGCCGCATGAAACAGCCGATGGTGCTGCACCTCGAAGCCAGCGCACCGCCGCGCAACCCCGTGGCCCGCGCGCTGGCGGCGCGCGGCACCAGCGCCGCCGCAGGCAAGCACATCCGCAGCCAGGGTGCCCAGCGCCGCGCCGACCGCATGGCGTTGCAGCGCGCCCTGCGCCGCGGCGCGGATGGCTGATTCGCCGGTGCGTACCGGGCACCAGGGCCGCAGGGCGCAGTGGGAAGGATCTCTTTCATGGAAAAATGGCGCGGCCGGGGCCGGCCATCCGCCCACCCTCTTCTCCCCTCGCTGCCATGCAGCCGCACCGATGCCCGCCACTGCCACTCCCGCCTACGTCCCTGACGAACACGCCACGACCGCGCCGGCCGGTCCCGCCGACCGGCGCCGGCACGTCGTGGTGATCGGGGCCGGCATCGTGGGCACGGTGTGCGCCATCGAGATGCTGCGCTCCGGCCGCCAGGTCACGCTGCTCAACCCCCATGCCCCAGCCGGCGAAGAAGCCACCAGCTACGGCAATGCGGGCTGGCTGTCTTCCCATTCCATTCTTCCGCCCGCAGGGCCCGGCATGTGGAAGCAGGTGCCCGGCTACCTGCTGGACCCGCAAGGCCCGCTCACCGTGCGCTGGGGCTACCTGCCCCGCGCCCTGCCGTGGCTGTGGCGCTTCTTGCGCTCGGGCCGCACGCCCGCGCACGTGGCCCGCACTGCGCATGCCCTGCGCCAGTTGCTGCGCGATGCGCCGGCGCTGCATGCCCGACTGGCCAGCGAAGCCGGCGTCCCGCATCTGGTGGCCCAGCGCGGACTGCTGCACGCCTACCGCTCGCGGGCGGACTTCGAGGCGGATGCGCTGGGCTGGCGACTTCGCGGCGAGGAAGGCATCGCGTTCGAGACCGTGGTAGGCGCCAGCCTGCGCGCGCAGGAGCCGGACCTGGCCCCGGCCTACGGCTTCGGCGTGCGCGTGGCGGAAGCCGGCCACTGCGCCAATCCCGGTGCCTACCTCGCGGCGCTGGTGGAGCATGCGCAATCCCTCGGTGCGCGCTGGGTCACGGGCCAGGCCACCGGGCTGCGCATCGAGGCGGGCCGCCTGCACGCCGTGAGGACCGACCAGGGCGACCTGCCCTGCCAGGGCGCGGTCATCGCCGCGGGTGCCTATTCGCGGCCGCTGGCCCGCGCCGCCGGAGACCGCGTGTGGCTGGACACCGAGCGCGGATACCACGCGATGCTGGACGTGCAGGCCCGGGCCGGGGAGCCCGTGCCCGCCGGCCCCCGCACCTCCACGATGGTGATGGACCGCAAGCTCATCGTGCATCAGATGGCGCACGGCCTGCGGGTGGCGGGCCAGGTGGAGATCGCCGGGCTGCACGCCGCACCCGACTGGCGCCGCGCCCGCATCCTGCTCGGGCACCTGTTCGATCTGTACCCGTCGCTGCCCCGCGCCGCGCTGGAGGACGGCGCCCGCTTCTGGATGGGCCGGCGTCCGAGCACCAGCGACGGACTGCCCTGCATCGGCCCTGCCAGCGCCTGCGCGGACGTCGTCCACGCCTACGGCCACGGCCATGTGGGCCTGGGTGCTTCGGCCCGCACGGGACGGGTGGTGGCGCAGTGCATCGATGGGCAGCCTCCGGAGATCGACCTGGCGCCGTTCCGTCCTCAGCGATGGCGACGATAATTCGCCCGCAACGGAAAACGCCCCGCCCTCCCCACGCAAACTGCGCCGCCCCGCAGGTTGCAGCCCCCGCTCTCTTCACCCTTTCGCCATGTCCGCCGTCTTCAACTTCACCTTCGTCCCCTGGTTCCGCTCGGTTGCGCCATACATCCACAAGTTCCGCCACCAGACCTTCGTGATCGGGCTCACGGGCGAAGCCATCGCGGCTGGCAAGCTCCAGGCCATCGCGCAGGACCTCGCCATGATCCAGGCGATGGGCGTGAAGATCGTGCTGGTACATGGCTTTCGCCCGCAGGTGAACGAGCAGTTGGCGGCCAAGGGGCATGCCGAGAAGTATTCGCACGGCATCCGCGTCACCGATTCGGTGGCGCTCGATTGCGCGCAGGAAGCCGCAGGACAGTTGCGCTACGAGATCGAGGCGGCGTTCAGCCAGGGCCTGCCCAACACGCCCATGGCAGGTTCCACGGTTCGGGTGATCTCCGGCAACTTTCTGACGGCGCGGCCCGTGGGCATCGTGGACGGGGTGGATTTTCAGCACTCCGGCCTGGTGCGCAAGGTGGATGTGGCGGGCATCCGGCGCTCGCTCGACATGGATGCGCTGGTGCTGCTGTCGCCGTTCGGCTTCTCGCCCACCGGCGAGGCGTTCAACCTGACGATGGAAGAAGTCGCGACCTCGGTGGCGATCGCCCTCAAGGCCGACAAGCTGGTCTTCGTGTGCGAGGTGTCCGGCATTCTCATGAACCCCGACGAGCCCGAGAGCGACGACAACCCCATCGACACCGAACTGCCGCTAGCGCAGGCCCGGAAGATGCTGGCCAGCGTACCGCCCAGCCAGCGGCCGACCGACACCGCGTTCTATCTGCAGCACTGCGTGAAGGCCTGCCAGAACGGTGTGGAACGCAGCCACATCATTCCCTTCGCAGTCGATGGCGCTTTGCTGCTGGAGATCTACGTGCACGACGGCATCGGCACCATGGTGGTCGATGAAAAGCTGGAAGAACTGCGCGAGGCCACGCCGGACGATGTGGGCGGCATCCTGCAACTGATCGAGCCGTTCGAGAAGGACGGCACGCTCGTCAAGCGCGACCGCACCGAGATCGAACGCGACATCGCCAACTACACCATCATCGAGCACGACGGCGTGATCTTCGGCTGCGCCGCGCTCTACCCCTACCCCGAAGGCAGCACGGCCGAGATGGCGGCCGTGACCGTGTCGCCGCACAGCCAGGGCACGGGCGATGGCGAAAAGCTGCTCAAGCGCATCGAGCAGCGGGCGCGGGGCATGGGGCTGACCAGCCTGTTCGTGCTGACGACGCGCACCATGCACTGGTTCATCAAGCGCGGCTTCCAGCCCGTGGACCCCGAATGGCTGCCCGAGGCCCGCAAGCGCAAGTACAACTGGGACCGCCGCAGCCAGGTGCTGGTCAAGAAACTATAGGCGCCGGCCCGGCCTGCGGCCGCGCCGCTCAGGCAGCGACCGACCGGGCCACCTGGCGCGCCACCTCGGCAATGGTGGCCTCGCGCTTTTCCGGCGTGGCCGTGGTCTGGGTCATGTAGCAGGTGACCACGATGGGCGCGCCGCCGCCAGGCGGCCACAGCACGCCGATGTCGTTGGACGAACCCTGGGCGCCCGTGCCCGTCTTGTCGCCCACCCGCCAGCCCGGCACGCCGGCCCGCAGCCGCTTGTCGCCGGTCTTGTTGGCCACGATCCATTCGACCAGCTGGGCGCGCGAGGCCGGGCTCAGCGCATCGCCCAGGGCCACCTTGCGCAGCGACTGCAGCATGGCCTGCGGCGTGGTGGTGTCGCGAGGATCGCCCGCGATGGCCTCGTTCAACGTGGGCTCGGTGCGGTCCAGCCGCGTCACCGTATCGCCCAGGCCGCGCACGAAGGCGGTGAAGCCCTGCGGGCCGCCGTGGCGCGCCAGCAGCAGGTTGGCCGCGGTGTTGTCGCTCAGGGTGACGGTGCCTTCGCACAGCTCGCCGACCGTGATGCCGGCATCGCCCACCCGCTTTTCAGTCACCGGCGAATAGGCCACGAGCGCCGACGCGTCGAAATGCACCCGGCGGTCCAGCGCCTCCTGGCCCCGGTCGACCCGCTCCAGCATCCAGGCGGCCAGCAGCAGCTTGAAGGTGCTGGCCATGGGAAAGCGCTCGTCCTGGCGCCAGCCCAGCGACAGCCCGGAGCCCGTGTCGAGCATCGCCACGCCCAACCGCGCTTTAGGGTGCCCGTCCAAACTGGATTCGAGTCGCTGCATGGCGGCTTGCCAAGCCGTTTCCCGCGCGTTTTTCTGGCCCGCAGGCGCGGCGGCATGGGCCGGGCCGGCCCACAAGGCGGCCGTCGAAGCGGCGGCCACGGCGGCGAAGAGATCAAAGGAAAACTGGCGTCTTTGCATGGAATGAACCTGTCGTTTGAAGCAAGAAGACCCGAACGATAGAGACATGTCGGCCAGAGCACCATCGACAATAATCGGGACGAGCCCCAAGAAAAACTGCTTGCTTACCTGCCCACTTGATTCCAACGCCATGCACCTGCCCCTCAATGCACTGCGCGCCTTCGAGGTGTCGGCGCGGCACCTCAACCTCACGCGCGCGGCCCAGGAACTGTGCGTGACCCAGACAGCGGTCAGCCAGCACATCCGCAACCTCGAAGAGCGCCTGGGCAAGCCGCTGTTCCGCCGCCTGCCACGCGGCCTGGCGCTGACCGATGAAGGCCTGGCTCTGCTGCCGGTGCTGGCCGATGCGTTCGGCCGCATCGCCGGCGCGCTGGAGCAGTTCAGCGACACCCGTCCCCGCGAAGTGCTCACCGTCGGCGCCGTGGGCACCTTCGCCGTGGGGTGGCTGCTGCCGCGGCTGCGCGATTTTCAGCACGCCTGCCCCTTCGTGGACCTGCGCCTGCTCACGCACAACAACCGCGTGGACATCGCGGGCGAGGGGCTGGACTGCGCCATCCGGTTCGGGGACGGCGCGTGGCATGGCACCGAGGCTGATCGCCTGCTGGAAGCGCCGCTGTCCGCCATGTGCGCGCCCTCCATCGCGCCCCGGCTGCGGGCGCCGGCCGATCTGGCGCATGAATCGCTGCTGCGCTCGTACCGCTCGGACGAGTGGGCGGCGTGGTTCGGCGCAGCCGGCGTGCCCTGCCCGCTGGTGCGCGGAACCGTGTTCGATTCGTCCCTGGCCTTGGCCGAGGCCGCCGCGCAAGGCGCGGGCGTGGCGCTGCTGCCGGTGCGGCTGTTTCAACGGGAGCTGCAACAGGGGCGGCTCGTGCAGCCCTTTGGCACGCACATCGCGCTGGGCGCGTACTGGCTCACGCGACTGAAGTCCCGCCCGCCCAGTGCCGCGCTGCAGGCCTTTCGCGGCTGGCTGCTCGCCGGTTGCGGCAGCCCACCGGGCGAGCCGGCCTGATCTTCCGTCAGCGCCCGGACCTTCTTCAAAAAGCCCCCGCTTATCATCGCCACCCCATGCCCGAGATCCTCACCGCAGCCCTGTACCACTTCGTCGATCTGCCCGACTGCGCCGCACTGCAGTCGCCGTTGCAATCCCTGTGCGAAGCCCATGGCGTGCGGGGCCTGCTGCTGCTGGCGCCCGAGGGCATCAACGGCACGATCGCGGGCGATCGCGCCGGGGTGCAGACCGTGCTTGCGTGGCTGCGTGCCGATGCGCGTTTGGCAGGCTTGCGGCACAAGGAAGCCTTGGGTGACCGCATGCCGTTCTACCGCATGCGGGTGCGGCTCAAGCGCGAGATCGTGACCCTGGGCGTGACCGGGCTGGACCCCGCGCGCAACGCCGGCACGCATGTGCCGCCGGCGCAATGGAATGCCTTGATCGACGACCCCAAGGTGGTGGTGATCGACGTGCGCAACGACTATGAAGTGGGCATCGGCAGCTTCGCGCGGGCGATCAACCCGCGCACGCGCAGCTTCACGGAGTTTCCGGCCTGGGTGGAGCAGCAGCGCGCGCCGGGCGGCGTGCTGGCGCACCGGCCCAAGGTGGCCATGTTCTGCACGGGCGGCATCCGGTGCGAAAAGTCCACCGCCCTGCTCAAGTCGCAAGGCTTCGACGAGGTGTTCCACCTGGACGGCGGCATCCTGCAGTACCTGGAGGACGTGCCTGCCGAAGACAGCCGCTGGCAAGGTGACTGTTTCGTTTTCGACGAACGCGTGTCGGTCGGCCATGGCCTGTCCACGGGCCGGCACCAGCTGTGCCGGTCCTGCCGCATGCCGCTGGGCGAGGCCGAACTCGCATCGCCCCAGTACCGCCCCGGCGTGAGCTGCCCCTATTGCCATGGCACGCGCACACCCGAGCAGGAGCGCGCATTGGCCGAGCGCGAGCAGCAGATGGTGCTGGCGCGGCAGCGCGGGCAGGACCACATCGGCGCGCGCCTGGGCGGAGCCCCTGCGGCCGCGGCCCCCGATGGCCAAGCCACGGACGCCCCGAGCGGCCTGCCAGTGCTGTACTCCTTTCGCCGCTGCCCCTATGCCATGCGCGCCCGAATGGCCATCGCGGCCAGCGGGCAGGCCTGTGAATTGCGCGAGGTGGTGCTGCGCGACAAGCCGCAAGCGTTGCGGGACGCATCGCCCAAAGCCACGGTGCCCGTGCTGGTGCTGCCCGATGGCCAGGTGCTGGAGCAAAGCCTGGAGATCATGCGCTGGGCGCTTTCTCGCCACGATCCGCAGGGCTGGATGGCCGAAGATGCAGCAACGGCCCAGGACGCCGATGCGCTCATCGCAGACTGCGACGGTGCCTTCAAGCAGGCCCTGGACCGCTGCAAATACCCGAACCGCTATCCGCAGCAGACCGGCGCGCAGGACGG encodes:
- the argA gene encoding amino-acid N-acetyltransferase, which translates into the protein MSAVFNFTFVPWFRSVAPYIHKFRHQTFVIGLTGEAIAAGKLQAIAQDLAMIQAMGVKIVLVHGFRPQVNEQLAAKGHAEKYSHGIRVTDSVALDCAQEAAGQLRYEIEAAFSQGLPNTPMAGSTVRVISGNFLTARPVGIVDGVDFQHSGLVRKVDVAGIRRSLDMDALVLLSPFGFSPTGEAFNLTMEEVATSVAIALKADKLVFVCEVSGILMNPDEPESDDNPIDTELPLAQARKMLASVPPSQRPTDTAFYLQHCVKACQNGVERSHIIPFAVDGALLLEIYVHDGIGTMVVDEKLEELREATPDDVGGILQLIEPFEKDGTLVKRDRTEIERDIANYTIIEHDGVIFGCAALYPYPEGSTAEMAAVTVSPHSQGTGDGEKLLKRIEQRARGMGLTSLFVLTTRTMHWFIKRGFQPVDPEWLPEARKRKYNWDRRSQVLVKKL
- the bla gene encoding class A beta-lactamase, which codes for MQRRQFSFDLFAAVAAASTAALWAGPAHAAAPAGQKNARETAWQAAMQRLESSLDGHPKARLGVAMLDTGSGLSLGWRQDERFPMASTFKLLLAAWMLERVDRGQEALDRRVHFDASALVAYSPVTEKRVGDAGITVGELCEGTVTLSDNTAANLLLARHGGPQGFTAFVRGLGDTVTRLDRTEPTLNEAIAGDPRDTTTPQAMLQSLRKVALGDALSPASRAQLVEWIVANKTGDKRLRAGVPGWRVGDKTGTGAQGSSNDIGVLWPPGGGAPIVVTCYMTQTTATPEKREATIAEVARQVARSVAA
- the hrpA gene encoding ATP-dependent RNA helicase HrpA, which translates into the protein MTESAPSSSSPSSSTAAAPGAPLRITFPPLLPVSARREEIMAAMREHQVIIVCGETGSGKTTQLPKIALALGRGKCNAAPGQKGQLIGHTQPRRIAASSVAKRIAEELQTPLGDVVGYKVRFQDRLSRDASVKLMTDGILLAETQTDPLLKAYDTIIIDEAHERSLNIDFLLGYLRQILPRRPDLKVVVTSATIDADRFAKHFALPRRLTGRSRPGEGPQGDAAHAAGPQGAELIPAPIIYVSGRTFPVEQRWRPFEESRDYGLNEAIADGVDELWAGNAGGDILVFLPGEREIREAADHLRKHLAHQPVMRNAEVLPLFARLSQAEQDRIFDGHTGRRIVLATNVAETSLTVPGVRYVIDAGTARVKRYSFRSKVEQLMVEPVSQAAANQRAGRCGRVANGICIRLYDEADFNGRPRFTDPEILRSSLAGVILRMKSLHLGDVAQFPFIEAPSGRAIADGYQLLGELGAVDESNELTPMGQELSRLPLDPRVGRMILEARERQALDEVLIIASALSVQDVRDRPMDAQQQADQAHAKFDDEKSEFSGYLKLWKWINEARGGAPTLPSARMQKQVARKGAPSQAVLPVAQRMAAAAVAPPAATEAAAAAPSHKLSNRQYESLLRQNFISVRRLREWRDIHTQLLTVVTEHRWRINDRPASYEQIHLSMLAGLLGNIGVKSDEEDWYLGARGIKFYKHPGAHLAKKPGRWIVAAELVETTRLFGRGIAAIEPQWIEQLGGHLLKKQLLDPHWEKKAAEVNALERATLYGIVIYNNRRVNFGKVDPYAARDIFIREALIGGQWETRLPFLAANHKLIAKVEELEHKSRRQDVLVDDELIYAFYDQQLPADVCSGHSFEAWYREASASNPDLLKLTREELMRHEAAGITGSAFPRTVRLGGVDCAASYLHEPGDARDGITVTVPLFVLNQVSDERCEWLVPGMLQPKIQALLKSLPQRPRSRFVPLPDSAARLAGLLGTPERFGHGSLVEVLLKQVRDETSLDVKRADFKLDMLSPHLFMNFRVVDEHGRQLGHGRNLGALKAEWGAKARGAFQALAGLKLGGDGKGLEEKQAPAHIVLGQGAIKNEAFPSPSGRHGSATGPASAASAPSAASAGQAPAGQRHTAWTFGELPELMEIRKSGQTLIGFPALIDGGDAVTIEVFDEPELAAAKHRAGLRRLFALQIKDALKYLEKNIPDLQKMAVAYMPLGTQEELRSQIIDVALDRAFLLEPLPTDEAAFKRRVDEGRGRLTLIANEVARLAGTILLEYAAAARKIKDTKNAPEAVQDAQQQLQRLMPKQFLAAAPWTQLAHFARYLKAITLRLDKYRADPARDATKLAELRPQEQRYWRLVAERKGAVDARMQELRWLLEELRVSFFAQELRTPQPVSVKRLDKLWGQLNS
- the trhO gene encoding oxygen-dependent tRNA uridine(34) hydroxylase TrhO, which produces MPEILTAALYHFVDLPDCAALQSPLQSLCEAHGVRGLLLLAPEGINGTIAGDRAGVQTVLAWLRADARLAGLRHKEALGDRMPFYRMRVRLKREIVTLGVTGLDPARNAGTHVPPAQWNALIDDPKVVVIDVRNDYEVGIGSFARAINPRTRSFTEFPAWVEQQRAPGGVLAHRPKVAMFCTGGIRCEKSTALLKSQGFDEVFHLDGGILQYLEDVPAEDSRWQGDCFVFDERVSVGHGLSTGRHQLCRSCRMPLGEAELASPQYRPGVSCPYCHGTRTPEQERALAEREQQMVLARQRGQDHIGARLGGAPAAAAPDGQATDAPSGLPVLYSFRRCPYAMRARMAIAASGQACELREVVLRDKPQALRDASPKATVPVLVLPDGQVLEQSLEIMRWALSRHDPQGWMAEDAATAQDADALIADCDGAFKQALDRCKYPNRYPQQTGAQDGMEPSASTPRATATAFLARWDARLAQHAFLCGPQPTLADVAIMPFVRQFAGIDATDWEAGPWPHVRKWLTAWEASTVFTQVMDKVAPWVPGTRGPVFPAQEPMAAPAPI
- a CDS encoding NAD(P)/FAD-dependent oxidoreductase, producing the protein MPATATPAYVPDEHATTAPAGPADRRRHVVVIGAGIVGTVCAIEMLRSGRQVTLLNPHAPAGEEATSYGNAGWLSSHSILPPAGPGMWKQVPGYLLDPQGPLTVRWGYLPRALPWLWRFLRSGRTPAHVARTAHALRQLLRDAPALHARLASEAGVPHLVAQRGLLHAYRSRADFEADALGWRLRGEEGIAFETVVGASLRAQEPDLAPAYGFGVRVAEAGHCANPGAYLAALVEHAQSLGARWVTGQATGLRIEAGRLHAVRTDQGDLPCQGAVIAAGAYSRPLARAAGDRVWLDTERGYHAMLDVQARAGEPVPAGPRTSTMVMDRKLIVHQMAHGLRVAGQVEIAGLHAAPDWRRARILLGHLFDLYPSLPRAALEDGARFWMGRRPSTSDGLPCIGPASACADVVHAYGHGHVGLGASARTGRVVAQCIDGQPPEIDLAPFRPQRWRR
- a CDS encoding LysR family transcriptional regulator; this translates as MHLPLNALRAFEVSARHLNLTRAAQELCVTQTAVSQHIRNLEERLGKPLFRRLPRGLALTDEGLALLPVLADAFGRIAGALEQFSDTRPREVLTVGAVGTFAVGWLLPRLRDFQHACPFVDLRLLTHNNRVDIAGEGLDCAIRFGDGAWHGTEADRLLEAPLSAMCAPSIAPRLRAPADLAHESLLRSYRSDEWAAWFGAAGVPCPLVRGTVFDSSLALAEAAAQGAGVALLPVRLFQRELQQGRLVQPFGTHIALGAYWLTRLKSRPPSAALQAFRGWLLAGCGSPPGEPA